Genomic DNA from Clavibacter michiganensis:
ATGGCCGTGAGGACGGCGTCGTGGGAGCTGCGACGGACCGTCTGCAGGGGCGTGCCCGGCGCGTCCGTCGGCAGGTCGACGCGCACCGCGCGCCCGGTCGTCGACAGCAGCACCCGGCAGGGCACGTCGGCGATCTCGAGGACGGGCGCGGCACGACGGCTCGACGCCCCGGCGACGCTCGGCGCGGCCTCCGTCAGGAGCGTCCGGCGCGGCGTGCCGAAGCGGTCGGCCACCTCCTGCAGCTCGGTCGAGACGAGCGCGCGGAGCCGGCGCGGGTCGGCGAGGATCGCCTCGAGCTCGGCGATCTCGGCCTGCAGCTTGTCGCGCTCCTCCTCCAGCTCGATGCGGCTGAACCGCGTGAGCCGGCGGAGACGCAGCTCCAGGATGTAGTCGGCCTGCAGCGTCGAGAGGTCGAACACGTCCATGAGGCGGGCGCGCGCCTGCTCGGTGTCGTCGCTGCCGCGGATGACCTGGATCACCTCGTCGATGTCGAGGATCGCGATCAGCAGCCCGAGCACGAGGTGCAGCCGCTCCTGCCTGCGGGCGAGCCGGTACCGCGTGCGCCGCGTGACCACGTCGAGGCGGTGCGCCACGTAGACCTGCAGGAGCTCCTTGAGCCCCAGCGTCTGCGGGCTGCCGTCGACGAGCGCCACGTTGTTGATGCTGAAGCCGTCCTCGAGCGGCGTGTAGCGGTAGAGCTGCTCGAGCACCGCCTCGGGGTTGAAGCCCGTCTTGATCTCGATGACGAGCCGCAGCCCGTGCGTCCGGTCCGTGAGGTCGGTGACGTTCGTGATGCCGGACAGCTTCTTGTTCTGGACGCCGTCCTTGATCTTCTCGATGACCTTCTCGGGGCCCACGAGGTACGGCAGCTCGGTCACGACGAGCCCCGACTTCCGCGGGGTGAGGCTCTCCACGGAGACGCGCGCGCGGGTCTTGAAGCTGCCGCGGCCGGTGAGGTACGCGTCCTTCACGCCCGACAGCCCGATGATCGTGCCGCCTGTCGGCAGGTCGGGACCCGGGACGAACGCCATGAGGTCGTCGAGCGAGGCGTCCGGGTGGTCGATCAGGTGCCGCGCCGCGCCCACGACCTCGATGAGGTTGTGCGGCACCATGTTCGTCGCCATGCCGACCGCGATGCCGCTCGCGCCGTTGACGAGCAGGTTCGGGAACGCGGCCGGGAGCACGGCCGGCTGCATGAACGCGTTGTCGTAGTTCGGGACGAAGTCGACGACGTTCTCGTCGAGCCCCTCGACCATCGCGAGCGCGGACGCGGCGAGCCGGGCCTCCGTGTAGCGGGGCGCGGCCGGCCCGTCGTCGAGCGACCCGAAGTTGCCGTGCCCGTCGATGAGCGGCACGCGCAGCGTGAACGGCTGCGCCATGCGCACCATCGCGTCGTAGATGGCGGAGTCGCCGTGCGGGTGGAGCTTGCCCATCACCTCGCCCGTCACTCGGGCGGACTTCACGTGCCCGCGGTCGGGACGCAGGCCCATCTCGCTCATCTGGTACAGGATGCGGCGCTGCACGGGCTTCAACCCGTCGCGGGCGTCGGGCAGGGCCCGGGAGTAGATGACCGAGTACGCGTACTCGAGGAACGAGTTCTCCATCTCGGTGGAGACGTCGACGTCCTCGATCCGCTCGGCGGGCTCGTCGGGCGTGGTGTTCGTGGTGGAGGGACTCATGGACTCTCTGGGTCGGGATCGGCGCTGCGTCGATCGGCGTCGTGACGCGGATGCGCGCCGGGCTGCTGTGGCAGACTGGGCCGGATGGCCCCCATGCTACCGGCGCCCGGATCCCGCCGGATGAGCCTCACCGCGGTCATGCCCGGCTGCCTCGCCGCCCTCGCGGGGGAGGAGTCCGAGGCCGGCCTCCCGTCCGTCGACCGGGCCGTGGTCGTCCTCGTCGACGGGCTCGGCTCCGCCGCCCTCCGCGCCCGCGCCGGGCACGCGCGCCACCTCGTCCAGGGCTGGCGGAAGAAGGACGTCGTCGACGTGGGCTTCCCGACCACGACCGCCGCCAGCATCACCTCCCTCACCACCGGCGTGCGCGCGGGGGAGCACGGCCTCGTCGGCTACGCCGCGCTGGATCCCGCGCACGACCGCGTCCTCAAGCTCCTGTCCGGGTGGGACGCCCGCAGCGTGCCGGAGGAGTGGCAGCCGGTGCCGACCGCGTTCGAGCGGGCGGTCGCCGCGGGCGTCCCCGCGTTCGTCGTCGGCTCGGCCCGCTACGCCGACTCGGGGTTCTCCCGGGCGGCGCTGCGCGGGGCGACCTACGTGGCGGCCGAGTCGATCGCGGAGCGGTTCGCGACCACCCGCGCCCTCATGGACCGGGAGCCGCGCGCGCTCGTCTACCTGTACGTCCCCGAGCTCGACCAGGCAGCCCACTCGCACGGCTGGGAGTCGGATCGCTGGCTCCGCCTGCTCGAGGAGCTCGACCAGGCGGCGGGGCCCTTCCTCGACCGTCTCGGCCCGCGAGAGGGAGCGCTGATCACCGCCGACCACGGCATCGTCGACGTGCCCGCCGGATCCCAGGTGCTGTTCGACCGGGTGCCGGAGCTGGTGGCGGGCGTCCGGCACGTGGCGGGGGAGCCGCGCTGCCTGCACCTGCACCTCGAGCCGGGCGCGGACGCCGACGCCCTCGCCGACGCCTGGCGCGCCTCGGAGGGGACGAGAGCCCACGTGGCGACGCGCGCCGAGGCGATCGCCGCGGGATGGT
This window encodes:
- a CDS encoding DNA gyrase/topoisomerase IV subunit A, encoding MSPSTTNTTPDEPAERIEDVDVSTEMENSFLEYAYSVIYSRALPDARDGLKPVQRRILYQMSEMGLRPDRGHVKSARVTGEVMGKLHPHGDSAIYDAMVRMAQPFTLRVPLIDGHGNFGSLDDGPAAPRYTEARLAASALAMVEGLDENVVDFVPNYDNAFMQPAVLPAAFPNLLVNGASGIAVGMATNMVPHNLIEVVGAARHLIDHPDASLDDLMAFVPGPDLPTGGTIIGLSGVKDAYLTGRGSFKTRARVSVESLTPRKSGLVVTELPYLVGPEKVIEKIKDGVQNKKLSGITNVTDLTDRTHGLRLVIEIKTGFNPEAVLEQLYRYTPLEDGFSINNVALVDGSPQTLGLKELLQVYVAHRLDVVTRRTRYRLARRQERLHLVLGLLIAILDIDEVIQVIRGSDDTEQARARLMDVFDLSTLQADYILELRLRRLTRFSRIELEEERDKLQAEIAELEAILADPRRLRALVSTELQEVADRFGTPRRTLLTEAAPSVAGASSRRAAPVLEIADVPCRVLLSTTGRAVRVDLPTDAPGTPLQTVRRSSHDAVLTAIETTSRTRIGAITNTGRLITMTPVDLPVVPVASVQLGAGVRIRDYLGLADKKERVVALVALGTEEAIALGTRQGVVKRIAPSALPAKPEFEVIALKKGDEVVGARQGAETDELVFVTSEAQLLHFPAVSVRPQGIQAGGVAGVNLAAGARVLFFSSVAPEGAQVVTISASSATIAGVDPGRAKVSAFADFPRKGRATGGVRAHAYLKGEDHLALAWVGPGPALAVGPAGEVRQLPPTGMKRDGSGIPLEKAIGSVGQAVTPADAPDAASGAAAGVVEPSAEDGSAPLET
- a CDS encoding alkaline phosphatase family protein, whose translation is MAPMLPAPGSRRMSLTAVMPGCLAALAGEESEAGLPSVDRAVVVLVDGLGSAALRARAGHARHLVQGWRKKDVVDVGFPTTTAASITSLTTGVRAGEHGLVGYAALDPAHDRVLKLLSGWDARSVPEEWQPVPTAFERAVAAGVPAFVVGSARYADSGFSRAALRGATYVAAESIAERFATTRALMDREPRALVYLYVPELDQAAHSHGWESDRWLRLLEELDQAAGPFLDRLGPREGALITADHGIVDVPAGSQVLFDRVPELVAGVRHVAGEPRCLHLHLEPGADADALADAWRASEGTRAHVATRAEAIAAGWYGPVRDGVAARIGDVVVATRSLIAYYDGRPRDQGARRMIGQHGSFSDEERLVPLIRAGAFARD